A single window of Gopherus flavomarginatus isolate rGopFla2 chromosome 15, rGopFla2.mat.asm, whole genome shotgun sequence DNA harbors:
- the TMEM116 gene encoding transmembrane protein 116 isoform X3 gives MRELVFPLVHKVLAAAGGRTLDYTDLQGTACPVSLWERPISTCLCPNLETAIFYVASFLYTVNYTWHLYMDLKVKYNQNLYSMSALALDHANCIGRIATILSSVIPFLLMVPVFCLGNSSDCYQNFSQKNGCLLMHMETTMLTDQLQTHGGSVCSVIYFYGVGVFLVSFLISFIAIMVLLIQARALYKRFINSTGFLGDQQWAMIKIVEQRVVFYPIAFFCCWGPAVLLGTVKLTVSVNSRICMALYILQALTAASQGLLNCLVYGWTQHTFRCMKRNACRDIDTQTPLLRSQKKYYASTFPTSTQAAAVATSTAL, from the exons ATGAGGGAACTTGTCTTTCCTTTGGTGCATAAAGtcttggctgctgctggaggcaggaCACTGGACTACACGGACCTGCAAGGTACAGCGTGTCCTGTGTCCCTATGGGAGAGACCCATCAGCACCTGCCTTTGTCCCAACCTAGAGACAGCA atattTTATGTAGCCTCTTTTCTGTACACTGTCAACTATACCTGGCATCTGTACATGGATTTAAAGGTGAAATACAATCAGAACCTGTACAGCATGTCCGCTCTG GCTTTAGATCATGCAAATTGCATTGGCCGAATAGCAACAATTTTGTCCAG TGTCATCCCTTTCCTATTAATGGTTCCTGTGTTTTGTCTGGGCAACAGCAGTGATTGCTACCAGAACTTCAGCCAGAAAAACGG GTGTCTCCTGATGCACATGGAAACAACCATGCTCACTGACCAACTGCAAACCCATGGTGGCTCTGTTTGTTCTGTGATATATTTCTATGGTGTTGGAGTCTTCCTGGTCTCCTTTCTGATCAGCTTCATAGCCATTATG GTTCTTCTCATCCAAGCCCGAGCTTTATACAAAAGGTTCATAAACTCAACAGGATTCCTGGGTGATCAACAGTGGGCAATGATAAAGATAGTGGAACAACGAGTGGTTTTCTACCCTATCGCTTTCTTCTGTTGTTGGGGCCCAG CCGTCCTCCTCGGAACAGTGAAGTTGACTGTTTCAGTGAACAGCAGAATCTGCATGGCTCTTTATATTCTACAG GCTCTAACAGCAGCTTCCCAGGGGCTCCTAAACTGCCTCGTTTATGGGTGGACCCAGCACACGTTCCGCTGCATGAAACGCAATGCTTGCCGTGACATCGACACACAGACACCTCTCTTACGTTCCCAGAAGAAGTATTATGCCAGCACGTTCCCCACCAGCACCCAGGCAGCAGCTGTAGCTACATCCACGGCATTGTGA
- the TMEM116 gene encoding transmembrane protein 116 isoform X2, which translates to MATLSVIGSSSIIAYAVFQNVVRSPEVRPLFYLSLSDLFLGMCWLIGVLLYTTPTTNQDVVCYNLQTTGQIFYVASFLYTVNYTWHLYMDLKVKYNQNLYSMSALALDHANCIGRIATILSSVIPFLLMVPVFCLGNSSDCYQNFSQKNGCLLMHMETTMLTDQLQTHGGSVCSVIYFYGVGVFLVSFLISFIAIMVLLIQARALYKRFINSTGFLGDQQWAMIKIVEQRVVFYPIAFFCCWGPAVLLGTVKLTVSVNSRICMALYILQALTAASQGLLNCLVYGWTQHTFRCMKRNACRDIDTQTPLLRSQKKYYASTFPTSTQAAAVATSTAL; encoded by the exons ATGGCCACTTTAAG TGTTATAGGTTCCAGCTCAATCATTGCCTATGCTGTCTTTCAAAATGTAGTGAGATCCCCAGAG GTGCGCCCTCTGTTCTACCTGAGCCTCTCCGACCTGTTTCTGGGGATGTGCTGGCTCATTGGGGTGCTTCTCTATACCACGCCAACCACAAATCAAGATGTTGTCTGCTATAATCTTCAAACAACTGGTCAG atattTTATGTAGCCTCTTTTCTGTACACTGTCAACTATACCTGGCATCTGTACATGGATTTAAAGGTGAAATACAATCAGAACCTGTACAGCATGTCCGCTCTG GCTTTAGATCATGCAAATTGCATTGGCCGAATAGCAACAATTTTGTCCAG TGTCATCCCTTTCCTATTAATGGTTCCTGTGTTTTGTCTGGGCAACAGCAGTGATTGCTACCAGAACTTCAGCCAGAAAAACGG GTGTCTCCTGATGCACATGGAAACAACCATGCTCACTGACCAACTGCAAACCCATGGTGGCTCTGTTTGTTCTGTGATATATTTCTATGGTGTTGGAGTCTTCCTGGTCTCCTTTCTGATCAGCTTCATAGCCATTATG GTTCTTCTCATCCAAGCCCGAGCTTTATACAAAAGGTTCATAAACTCAACAGGATTCCTGGGTGATCAACAGTGGGCAATGATAAAGATAGTGGAACAACGAGTGGTTTTCTACCCTATCGCTTTCTTCTGTTGTTGGGGCCCAG CCGTCCTCCTCGGAACAGTGAAGTTGACTGTTTCAGTGAACAGCAGAATCTGCATGGCTCTTTATATTCTACAG GCTCTAACAGCAGCTTCCCAGGGGCTCCTAAACTGCCTCGTTTATGGGTGGACCCAGCACACGTTCCGCTGCATGAAACGCAATGCTTGCCGTGACATCGACACACAGACACCTCTCTTACGTTCCCAGAAGAAGTATTATGCCAGCACGTTCCCCACCAGCACCCAGGCAGCAGCTGTAGCTACATCCACGGCATTGTGA
- the TMEM116 gene encoding transmembrane protein 116 isoform X1, with protein MALAAQAAGLNVTRLDGDWQVYSAIKWIQFVMATLSVIGSSSIIAYAVFQNVVRSPEVRPLFYLSLSDLFLGMCWLIGVLLYTTPTTNQDVVCYNLQTTGQIFYVASFLYTVNYTWHLYMDLKVKYNQNLYSMSALALDHANCIGRIATILSSVIPFLLMVPVFCLGNSSDCYQNFSQKNGCLLMHMETTMLTDQLQTHGGSVCSVIYFYGVGVFLVSFLISFIAIMVLLIQARALYKRFINSTGFLGDQQWAMIKIVEQRVVFYPIAFFCCWGPAVLLGTVKLTVSVNSRICMALYILQALTAASQGLLNCLVYGWTQHTFRCMKRNACRDIDTQTPLLRSQKKYYASTFPTSTQAAAVATSTAL; from the exons ATGGCCCTCGCAGCGCAGGCGGCCGGGCTCAATGTCACCCGGCTGGACGGGGACTGGCAG GTTTACTCTGCTATAAAATGGATACAGTTTGTCATGGCCACTTTAAG TGTTATAGGTTCCAGCTCAATCATTGCCTATGCTGTCTTTCAAAATGTAGTGAGATCCCCAGAG GTGCGCCCTCTGTTCTACCTGAGCCTCTCCGACCTGTTTCTGGGGATGTGCTGGCTCATTGGGGTGCTTCTCTATACCACGCCAACCACAAATCAAGATGTTGTCTGCTATAATCTTCAAACAACTGGTCAG atattTTATGTAGCCTCTTTTCTGTACACTGTCAACTATACCTGGCATCTGTACATGGATTTAAAGGTGAAATACAATCAGAACCTGTACAGCATGTCCGCTCTG GCTTTAGATCATGCAAATTGCATTGGCCGAATAGCAACAATTTTGTCCAG TGTCATCCCTTTCCTATTAATGGTTCCTGTGTTTTGTCTGGGCAACAGCAGTGATTGCTACCAGAACTTCAGCCAGAAAAACGG GTGTCTCCTGATGCACATGGAAACAACCATGCTCACTGACCAACTGCAAACCCATGGTGGCTCTGTTTGTTCTGTGATATATTTCTATGGTGTTGGAGTCTTCCTGGTCTCCTTTCTGATCAGCTTCATAGCCATTATG GTTCTTCTCATCCAAGCCCGAGCTTTATACAAAAGGTTCATAAACTCAACAGGATTCCTGGGTGATCAACAGTGGGCAATGATAAAGATAGTGGAACAACGAGTGGTTTTCTACCCTATCGCTTTCTTCTGTTGTTGGGGCCCAG CCGTCCTCCTCGGAACAGTGAAGTTGACTGTTTCAGTGAACAGCAGAATCTGCATGGCTCTTTATATTCTACAG GCTCTAACAGCAGCTTCCCAGGGGCTCCTAAACTGCCTCGTTTATGGGTGGACCCAGCACACGTTCCGCTGCATGAAACGCAATGCTTGCCGTGACATCGACACACAGACACCTCTCTTACGTTCCCAGAAGAAGTATTATGCCAGCACGTTCCCCACCAGCACCCAGGCAGCAGCTGTAGCTACATCCACGGCATTGTGA